The Magnolia sinica isolate HGM2019 chromosome 9, MsV1, whole genome shotgun sequence genome contains a region encoding:
- the LOC131256306 gene encoding long chain acyl-CoA synthetase 4-like yields MRKGSKHVEAALLFDKVVFSQVKKGLGGKVRLILSGAAPLATHVEAFLRVVACAHVLQGYGLTETCAGTFVSLPNELSMPNVDVCLESVLEMVYDANSSTPRGEICVRGNTLFLGYFKREDLTKEVMVGGWFHTRDVREWQPNGSMKIIDRKRNIFKLSQGEYVAVENLENIYGPF; encoded by the exons ATGCGGAAGGGATCTAAACATGTAGAGGCAGCACTACTTTTTGACAAAGTAGTTTTCAGCCAG GTAAAGAAAGGATTAGGAGGAAAAGTACGACTTATTTTATCTGGAGCTGCTCCACTTGCAACACATGTGGAAGCTTTTCTACGGGTGGTGGCATGTGCTCATGTTCTACAAGGCTATG GTCTGACGGAAACTTGTGCGGGGACATTTGTCTCACTACCAAATGAACTATCAATGCCAAATGTAGATGTGTGCCTGGAGTCTGTTCTTGAAATGGTATATGATGCCAATTCAAGCACTCCACGTGGAGAGATTTGTGTAAGGGGAAATACCCTGTTCTTAGGATACTTTAAACGAGAAGACCTCACGAAAGAAGTCATGGTCGGTGGATGGTTCCACACAA GGGATGTCCGCGAGTGGCAGCCAAATGGAAGTATGAAAATCATTGACAGGAAAAGGAACATTTTCAAGCTTTCACAAGGAGAATATGTTGCGGTTGAAAATCTGGAGAACATCTATGGACCATTTtaa